Proteins from a genomic interval of Diospyros lotus cultivar Yz01 chromosome 6, ASM1463336v1, whole genome shotgun sequence:
- the LOC127803498 gene encoding protein BRICK 1 — MARAGGITNAVNVGIAVQADWENREFISHISLNVRRLFDFLVQFEATTKSKLASLNEKLDILERRLELLEVQVGTAAANPSLFNT, encoded by the exons ATGGCAAGGGCAGGGGGAATAACCAACGCAGTGAACGTAGGGATCGCAGTGCAAGCCGACTGGGAGAATCGGGAGTTCATTTCTCACATTTCCCTCAATGTTCGTCGCCTCTTCGACTTCCTCGTCCAATTCG AGGCTACAACAAAGAGCAAACTAGCATCACTAAATGAGAAGCTTGATATACTAGAGCGGCGTCTTGAACTGCTTGAAGTCCAAGTGGGTACTGCAGCGGCCAACCCTTCTTTGTTTAACACCTGA